The Salegentibacter mishustinae genome includes a window with the following:
- a CDS encoding DUF420 domain-containing protein, whose protein sequence is MKRTLTKIDKVAVPVIIALSVLVPIIVLILMYLPERYNIFGTQTGTFPFFHAVLNGSTAILLMLGYFFMSIKEYKLHRNTMITAFGLSAIFLVSYVISKISNDPVPYGGEGILRPVYFFILITHIVLSAIIVPLVLFTMYRGLTGEYKKHAKIARWTFPIWLYVAITGVLVYIFMWPYY, encoded by the coding sequence GTGAAAAGAACATTGACGAAAATTGATAAAGTTGCGGTGCCCGTAATAATTGCGCTATCTGTATTGGTGCCTATTATAGTGCTAATTTTAATGTATTTGCCTGAGCGCTATAATATTTTTGGCACTCAAACCGGAACCTTTCCGTTCTTTCACGCCGTTTTAAATGGCTCCACTGCCATTCTTTTGATGCTTGGTTATTTCTTTATGAGCATCAAGGAATATAAATTGCACCGAAACACCATGATTACTGCCTTTGGGCTTTCGGCTATATTTTTAGTGAGCTATGTGATCTCAAAAATCAGTAACGATCCTGTGCCTTATGGCGGGGAAGGTATTCTGCGACCTGTTTATTTCTTTATCCTTATTACTCATATTGTGCTTTCGGCTATTATTGTGCCTTTAGTTCTTTTCACGATGTATCGCGGTTTGACCGGCGAATATAAAAAGCACGCAAAAATAGCTCGCTGGACGTTTCCTATTTGGCTATATGTGGCAATTACCGGGGTTTTGGTTTATATTTTTATGTGGCCATATTATTAA
- a CDS encoding ABC transporter permease, whose amino-acid sequence MFSRDKWSEIIEALSSNWFRTLLTAFGVMWGIFILVILLAAGKGLENGVKKGFGGIATNTMFMWTQTPSKPYKGLPKGRNYNFKTGDVEALRENVPGLRFISPRNQLGGFGGNNNVVRGLQTGAFNVYGDYPEIIQQEPMDVTAGRFINYLDIEEKRKVAIIGEGVRRELYEKDEEVLGTYLKINGVNFMVIGTYKKKGGGGGNAEEAQKEIYVPFTAFSQAFNMGDTVGWMAITANDENSITSLKSRILDLIKSRHSIHPEDDRAVGNFDLYEEFNKINGLFVALKAVAYFVGILVLLSGIIGISNIMLIVVKERTNEIGVRRALGATPWSIRGQILMESIFLTIISGMAGIIFATGIIAAVNYALSGMDTSEMMFANPSVDLGVVLTALVILVCSGLLAGLIPAQNAIKIKPVDALRTE is encoded by the coding sequence ATGTTTAGCAGGGATAAATGGAGCGAAATAATTGAAGCACTAAGTTCTAACTGGTTTAGAACTCTACTAACTGCTTTTGGGGTGATGTGGGGAATCTTTATCCTTGTAATCCTACTTGCTGCCGGAAAAGGCCTTGAAAATGGCGTAAAAAAAGGATTTGGAGGTATTGCGACCAATACCATGTTCATGTGGACGCAAACTCCGTCTAAACCATATAAAGGCTTGCCTAAAGGTCGAAACTATAATTTTAAAACAGGAGATGTTGAAGCGCTTAGAGAAAATGTACCGGGACTTCGGTTTATTTCTCCAAGAAACCAATTAGGAGGTTTTGGCGGAAATAATAATGTGGTGCGGGGGCTTCAAACCGGGGCTTTCAACGTTTATGGCGATTATCCCGAGATCATTCAGCAGGAACCTATGGATGTGACTGCCGGAAGGTTTATCAATTATCTCGATATCGAGGAAAAACGTAAAGTTGCCATAATTGGAGAAGGGGTTAGACGCGAACTTTATGAAAAAGATGAAGAGGTTTTGGGGACCTATCTTAAAATAAATGGTGTCAATTTTATGGTAATAGGCACTTATAAGAAAAAAGGCGGTGGCGGAGGAAATGCAGAAGAAGCTCAAAAAGAAATCTATGTGCCATTTACTGCGTTTTCCCAGGCATTTAATATGGGCGATACCGTAGGTTGGATGGCGATTACCGCTAACGATGAAAATTCTATCACCAGTTTAAAATCACGTATTCTGGATCTTATAAAAAGCAGGCATTCTATTCATCCCGAAGATGACCGTGCTGTTGGGAATTTTGATTTATATGAGGAATTCAACAAAATAAACGGTTTGTTCGTGGCGCTAAAAGCAGTCGCCTATTTTGTAGGTATTCTTGTTTTGCTTTCCGGTATTATTGGGATTAGTAATATTATGCTTATCGTGGTAAAAGAAAGAACCAACGAGATTGGGGTAAGACGAGCTCTTGGGGCTACGCCCTGGTCTATTAGGGGACAAATATTAATGGAATCTATTTTCCTGACTATTATTTCGGGAATGGCCGGGATCATTTTCGCAACTGGAATAATTGCAGCAGTAAATTATGCTTTAAGCGGAATGGATACCTCAGAAATGATGTTTGCTAACCCAAGTGTAGATTTGGGTGTAGTGCTTACCGCACTGGTAATTTTAGTATGCTCAGGTTTATTGGCAGGGCTTATTCCGGCGCAAAATGCGATTAAAATAAAGCCTGTAGATGCCCTTAGAACCGAATAA
- a CDS encoding TolC family protein has product MKKYSLLTIFLFSALFVKAQENKAWTLQECVNYAIENNISVKQSELDVELAELGKRDAIGNFLPNVNASATNSWNTGLTQNVTTGVLQTQTTRNFSAGVTASVNLFDGLRNFKQLQRAKISKLASQYALDKMKDDITLFVADSYLQVLFNKQNLEILKMQNEVTGEQMERTEELVEAGSLPQGDLLEIQATYADEQQRIIVAQNNIRISLISLAQTLLIKDYENFDIVETGYDIFGTEILDNPVEDIVAQAREERSEIKIAEANKQIAEKDVEIAKGAYYPSVGAFFNYNTRESGQGRIVGAEPDPNDPTREIGVVESTGEIVVAPNVLTTIGSPLPFFEQLQRNDGITYGVQVSVPIFNGLATRNQVRRSQVNARRAEYELEQAELDLEANVYQAYVDAEGAFEAYEAALVAANAQEQAYEYATQRFDVGISNAFEFSQAKLRYENAQSEVLRTKYDYIFKLKVLELYFGVPVTDLKF; this is encoded by the coding sequence ATGAAAAAATACAGCTTACTAACCATATTTTTATTTTCTGCTTTATTCGTAAAAGCCCAGGAAAATAAGGCCTGGACACTTCAGGAATGTGTGAACTACGCAATAGAGAATAATATTTCAGTAAAACAAAGCGAGCTCGATGTAGAACTTGCCGAGTTAGGAAAAAGGGATGCAATTGGTAATTTCTTACCAAATGTAAATGCTTCTGCAACCAACTCCTGGAATACCGGTCTTACCCAGAATGTAACTACCGGGGTGCTGCAAACACAAACTACCCGAAACTTTTCTGCAGGCGTTACTGCCAGCGTAAATCTTTTTGACGGGCTTAGGAATTTTAAGCAGTTACAGCGCGCAAAAATATCAAAACTTGCCAGCCAGTATGCACTTGATAAAATGAAGGATGATATCACGCTCTTTGTAGCCGATTCTTATTTACAAGTGCTCTTTAATAAGCAAAACCTGGAAATTCTTAAAATGCAAAATGAAGTTACCGGGGAGCAAATGGAAAGAACAGAGGAGTTGGTAGAAGCCGGTTCCCTTCCGCAAGGCGACCTTCTGGAAATTCAAGCTACATATGCTGATGAGCAACAGCGAATAATCGTTGCTCAAAATAACATTAGAATTTCGCTTATTAGTTTAGCACAAACCCTGCTTATAAAAGATTATGAGAACTTCGATATCGTAGAAACAGGTTATGATATTTTTGGCACCGAAATTTTAGATAATCCGGTAGAGGATATCGTAGCACAAGCAAGAGAAGAAAGATCTGAAATTAAAATTGCTGAAGCTAACAAACAGATTGCCGAAAAAGACGTAGAAATAGCGAAAGGAGCTTATTACCCAAGCGTGGGAGCTTTCTTTAATTATAATACAAGGGAATCTGGCCAGGGAAGAATTGTGGGTGCAGAGCCAGATCCTAACGATCCAACTCGTGAAATTGGAGTGGTAGAAAGTACAGGCGAAATAGTAGTTGCTCCTAATGTTTTAACTACTATTGGAAGTCCATTGCCGTTTTTTGAACAATTACAGCGTAATGATGGTATAACTTATGGCGTGCAGGTTAGTGTGCCAATTTTCAATGGTTTGGCTACCAGGAACCAGGTGAGAAGAAGCCAGGTGAACGCCAGGAGAGCCGAGTATGAATTGGAACAGGCAGAGTTAGATCTTGAGGCCAATGTTTATCAGGCTTATGTAGATGCTGAAGGAGCTTTTGAGGCTTACGAAGCTGCGCTAGTGGCCGCAAATGCACAAGAGCAGGCTTATGAATATGCTACGCAACGTTTTGATGTGGGAATTTCTAATGCTTTTGAATTTAGCCAGGCAAAATTACGATACGAAAACGCACAAAGCGAAGTGCTGAGAACCAAATACGATTACATTTTTAAATTAAAAGTACTTGAATTATATTTTGGAGTACCGGTTACCGATCTTAAATTTTAA
- a CDS encoding ABC transporter permease — MFDLERWEEIFDTIRKNKLRTFLTGLSVASGIFILVVLLGIGEGMRNGISQEFERDAANIIYVYTGVTSKEYKGLNPGRRIQLKNEDFDYTALKHQDDLEFRSSIFRIWNGIVNYGKESGSYRVEGVYPDYQFLENSGMIEGRFVNYKDHDNFEKVVVVGNKVRNDLFKDSKDPIGKYVQISGINFKVIGVYTDPGGEREESRVFMPISTAQRVFGGGNNIANMAFTLEPEDNFQAALAASNRFTTDVENQLKETHTIAPDDESAVSINNSLENAKRFYDLMDMIKFFFWGVGICTIIAGVVGVSNIMLIIVKERTREIGIRKALGAEPLSIIGMVLHESIFVTAIAGFIGLIASLLLLEFVGPLIETQYIANPAVNFNVALTTVFILVIAGAIAGFFPAWRAARIKPIVALRDE; from the coding sequence ATGTTTGATTTAGAACGTTGGGAAGAGATCTTTGATACGATTCGTAAAAATAAATTACGAACCTTTTTAACCGGGCTTTCTGTAGCTTCGGGGATCTTTATTTTAGTAGTTCTCTTGGGGATTGGTGAAGGGATGCGTAATGGTATTTCACAGGAGTTTGAAAGAGATGCCGCCAATATTATTTATGTTTATACCGGTGTAACTTCTAAAGAATACAAAGGCTTAAACCCGGGTAGGAGGATTCAATTGAAGAATGAAGATTTTGACTACACCGCTCTAAAACACCAGGACGACTTAGAATTTAGATCTTCTATTTTTAGAATTTGGAATGGGATAGTAAACTACGGTAAAGAATCTGGTTCTTACCGTGTAGAAGGTGTTTATCCCGATTATCAATTTCTTGAAAATAGCGGGATGATAGAAGGCCGATTTGTAAATTATAAAGATCACGACAATTTTGAAAAAGTTGTGGTGGTAGGGAATAAAGTTCGAAACGACCTTTTTAAAGATAGTAAAGATCCAATTGGGAAATACGTTCAAATTTCCGGAATAAATTTTAAAGTAATTGGCGTTTATACCGATCCGGGAGGCGAACGGGAAGAAAGTAGGGTTTTTATGCCAATTTCTACCGCTCAACGTGTTTTTGGTGGTGGTAACAATATTGCCAATATGGCGTTTACCTTAGAGCCCGAAGACAATTTTCAAGCTGCTCTCGCTGCTTCTAATCGGTTTACCACCGATGTTGAAAATCAACTTAAAGAAACACATACTATAGCTCCAGATGATGAAAGTGCGGTAAGCATTAATAATTCCCTGGAAAATGCGAAGCGTTTCTACGATCTTATGGATATGATAAAATTCTTCTTTTGGGGTGTGGGTATTTGTACCATTATCGCCGGGGTTGTGGGTGTCAGTAACATTATGCTCATTATCGTAAAAGAAAGAACCCGGGAAATAGGAATTCGAAAAGCACTGGGGGCAGAGCCACTTTCTATCATTGGAATGGTATTGCACGAATCTATTTTTGTAACTGCAATTGCCGGGTTTATTGGCTTAATTGCCAGCTTACTGTTGCTGGAATTCGTGGGGCCGCTTATAGAAACCCAGTATATTGCTAATCCTGCAGTTAATTTTAATGTAGCGCTTACTACCGTTTTTATTTTAGTTATTGCCGGTGCTATTGCCGGATTTTTTCCTGCCTGGAGGGCTGCGAGAATTAAACCTATTGTAGCATTAAGAGACGAATAA
- a CDS encoding efflux RND transporter periplasmic adaptor subunit: MKKIVTISILVLIAVVFVGALYYLFQKNQEDPTVYETEQASVETIVKKTVATGNIVPKEEVLIKPNISGIIDEIYIEAGEKVKAGDLIAKIRVIPNVNSLQSAKDAVATAKINLDNEKKTFERQKSLFEKGVISQNDFDNAEANYKRMQQNFRSAEQNFEIVQTGTTSGIGSAANTLIRSTVDGMVLDVPVKVGNQVIESNNFNDGTTLATLADVNEMIFEGKVDESEVGKIKEDLPLEVTVGAIENKTFNAVLDYIAPKGVDENGAIQFEIKGTLDKADTTFIRAGLSANASIILDRAEEVLAIKEALVQFDPKTQEPFVEVETGDQQFERRNLELGISDGIQVEVKNGISKDDKIKVWNKVQPSPEFAGR, encoded by the coding sequence ATGAAAAAAATAGTTACCATTTCAATTTTAGTTCTAATCGCCGTCGTTTTTGTAGGTGCGTTATACTATTTGTTTCAGAAAAACCAGGAGGATCCCACGGTTTATGAAACCGAGCAGGCTTCAGTAGAAACCATCGTTAAAAAAACTGTGGCTACGGGAAATATTGTTCCGAAAGAAGAGGTGCTTATTAAGCCTAATATTTCAGGAATTATAGACGAAATATATATTGAAGCCGGCGAGAAAGTGAAGGCTGGAGATCTTATCGCAAAAATACGCGTAATCCCAAATGTAAATTCATTGCAAAGCGCGAAAGATGCCGTAGCTACTGCTAAGATCAATTTAGATAATGAGAAAAAAACCTTTGAAAGACAAAAATCTTTGTTTGAAAAAGGAGTGATCTCTCAAAACGATTTTGACAATGCAGAAGCCAATTATAAAAGGATGCAGCAAAACTTTCGTTCTGCAGAACAGAATTTCGAAATTGTCCAAACAGGAACCACTAGTGGTATTGGTAGTGCTGCCAATACGCTTATTCGCTCTACAGTAGATGGGATGGTGCTGGATGTTCCCGTTAAGGTAGGAAACCAGGTGATTGAAAGCAATAACTTTAATGACGGTACAACTTTAGCAACTCTAGCCGATGTAAACGAAATGATTTTTGAAGGAAAAGTTGATGAAAGTGAAGTGGGGAAAATTAAAGAAGATTTACCGCTAGAAGTAACGGTAGGCGCTATAGAGAATAAAACTTTTAATGCAGTTTTAGATTATATCGCTCCAAAAGGGGTTGATGAAAATGGAGCTATTCAATTTGAGATTAAAGGAACTTTAGATAAAGCAGATACAACTTTTATTCGTGCCGGTTTAAGCGCGAACGCCTCTATTATTTTAGATAGGGCAGAAGAGGTTCTGGCAATTAAAGAAGCTTTAGTACAATTTGATCCTAAAACGCAAGAGCCATTTGTAGAAGTAGAAACCGGAGATCAGCAATTTGAAAGAAGGAATTTGGAATTAGGAATTAGCGATGGAATTCAGGTTGAAGTGAAAAATGGTATTTCTAAAGACGATAAAATTAAGGTTTGGAACAAAGTACAACCTAGTCCGGAATTCGCCGGCAGATAG
- a CDS encoding efflux RND transporter periplasmic adaptor subunit → MKKKTLFIIIGIALALILLLIVGKKAGWFGKTGNFKEVEITKIEPIDIVETVSATGKIQPEIEVKLSSEVSGEIIELPVVEGQAVEKGDLLVRVNPDIYQSNVNRAQAGLETSRANYAQAQASLKQAEANYNRNKSLFEKGVISKAEWDRVVSEYEVAQANKESAYYNMQSTAATVKEATDNLGRTNIYAPMSGTISKLDAELGERVVGTQQMAGTEILRVANLTNMEVEVDVNENDIVKVQVGDSTIVEVDAYLGKEFRGIVTEISNSADAALTTDQVTNFKVKVRILEESYKDLLEGKADNYSPFRPGMTATVDIITNRKDNIIGVPISAIVIKNDTTATESTDQKYEAVFLMEGTKAELRRVTTGIQDDSNIEITEGLTEGETVITGPYNTVTKSLKEGDDVEVTNK, encoded by the coding sequence ATGAAGAAAAAGACTCTATTTATAATTATTGGAATTGCTCTTGCGCTTATCCTTTTGCTTATAGTAGGTAAGAAAGCCGGTTGGTTTGGAAAAACCGGTAATTTTAAAGAAGTAGAAATCACCAAAATTGAACCTATTGATATCGTAGAAACTGTTTCGGCTACCGGGAAAATTCAGCCGGAGATCGAAGTAAAACTTTCTTCAGAAGTTTCAGGAGAAATTATTGAACTTCCTGTTGTAGAAGGCCAGGCTGTAGAAAAAGGTGATTTACTGGTTAGGGTAAATCCAGATATTTACCAGTCTAATGTGAATAGAGCCCAGGCCGGTTTAGAAACTTCACGGGCAAATTATGCACAGGCCCAGGCAAGTTTAAAACAAGCTGAAGCAAACTATAACCGAAACAAAAGTCTTTTTGAAAAAGGAGTGATCTCTAAAGCTGAATGGGACCGGGTGGTTTCAGAGTATGAAGTAGCGCAGGCCAATAAGGAATCAGCTTACTACAATATGCAGAGTACAGCGGCTACGGTAAAAGAAGCGACAGATAACCTTGGACGTACCAATATTTATGCACCTATGAGCGGTACCATTTCAAAATTGGATGCCGAATTGGGAGAAAGGGTTGTTGGAACTCAACAAATGGCCGGTACCGAAATTCTTAGGGTGGCTAATCTTACCAATATGGAAGTAGAAGTAGATGTGAATGAAAATGATATTGTAAAGGTCCAGGTTGGAGATTCTACAATTGTTGAGGTTGATGCTTACTTGGGAAAAGAATTTAGAGGAATTGTTACCGAAATTTCCAATTCGGCTGATGCTGCGCTTACCACAGATCAGGTGACTAACTTTAAAGTGAAAGTTCGTATTTTAGAGGAATCATACAAAGATCTATTAGAAGGGAAAGCAGATAATTATTCTCCGTTTAGACCAGGTATGACCGCTACGGTAGATATAATCACCAATAGAAAAGATAATATAATTGGGGTTCCTATTAGTGCAATTGTGATTAAAAACGATACCACAGCAACCGAAAGTACAGATCAAAAATACGAAGCCGTTTTCCTAATGGAAGGAACAAAAGCCGAGCTTAGAAGAGTTACTACCGGAATTCAGGATGATAGCAATATTGAAATTACTGAAGGTTTAACCGAAGGGGAAACCGTGATCACAGGACCATATAATACCGTCACCAAAAGCCTTAAAGAAGGCGATGACGTTGAGGTAACTAATAAATAA
- a CDS encoding ABC transporter ATP-binding protein — translation MIEIKDLHKSYKMGSNSLHVLKGINFSVAEGELVSIMGSSGSGKSTLLNILGMLDEADLGSYTLDGVPIKNLNEKIAARYRNKFLGFIFQSFNLISYKNALDNVALPLYYQGIKRGERVDKAMAYLEKVGLSDWAGHLPNELSGGQKQRVAIARALASDPKVLLADEPTGALDSKTSYEVMNLIQEINDEGRTILVVTHEPDIAAMTKRIVNLKDGKIIQDTKVNQVRALENV, via the coding sequence ATGATAGAAATTAAAGATCTTCATAAATCCTATAAAATGGGTAGTAACTCACTACACGTTTTAAAAGGAATTAATTTTAGCGTAGCCGAAGGAGAACTCGTTTCTATTATGGGGTCTTCTGGATCAGGTAAATCTACCCTTTTGAACATTCTTGGAATGCTTGATGAAGCAGATTTAGGCTCTTATACCCTGGATGGCGTTCCCATTAAAAATCTAAATGAAAAAATAGCCGCTCGCTACCGTAATAAGTTTTTGGGTTTCATTTTTCAGTCTTTCAATCTTATTTCTTATAAAAATGCCTTGGATAATGTAGCGCTTCCGTTGTATTACCAGGGAATTAAACGTGGCGAACGCGTAGATAAAGCCATGGCATATCTGGAAAAAGTTGGTCTTTCCGACTGGGCGGGACATTTGCCAAATGAACTTTCCGGAGGGCAAAAACAGCGAGTTGCGATTGCAAGAGCGCTAGCCAGTGATCCAAAAGTTCTTCTTGCCGATGAACCTACCGGAGCATTAGATTCAAAAACATCTTACGAAGTGATGAATCTAATTCAGGAGATCAATGATGAAGGTAGAACAATACTTGTAGTAACTCACGAACCCGATATTGCTGCAATGACAAAGAGAATCGTCAATTTAAAAGACGGTAAGATAATTCAGGATACCAAGGTTAATCAAGTAAGAGCGCTGGAAAATGTTTGA